In Candidatus Binatia bacterium, the genomic window ATGTCGGGTAGTGCATCCGAGTCGAAGCGGCCGACCGCGACGGCGGTCGGTTCGGCGACGTCGCCGACCGGTGCGGGAGGATCGAAGGTCAGATCGCCGCGGCCGTACAGCACCTGGACGGCATTGCCCGTGCTGCTGAGGACGACGAGGTCGGGTCGTGTTTCGCCGTCGTTATCGACGATAGCCGGCTGGAGCCGACTGGGGACAAGCGCGCCGAGGCCAACGCCTTGCGCGGACGAATACGAGAAGTCGGGGTTGCCACGCGCCAGGGCTACGAGCCCCTGTCCGTCCTCCTCGACGCTGCAAGTTGCGATGTCCAGTATCGCATCGTCGTTCAGGTTGCCGGCCGCTATGCACGTGGGGAAGAAGCCCATTGCAAGCCTGCGGGCGTTGTAGCGGTACGGTTGGCGGCTCTGATACAGGACGGCTACCCCGCTGAGGTCGTCGGTGTCGATGGCCCCAAAGACGAGGTCTGTGATCGGTTCGGCGTTGAACGCGCCGGCCGCGATGCTGGTCGGTGTGTACCGTTCGTCGAGTCCGAGCGGCGAGCCGCGCCTGAATACTCCGGCGCTATCGTTAGCCAGCACGGACACAGTGTTGTCCTCGTTCGCCGTTGCGAGGTCGAGCCCCGGCGAGCCGTCAAAGTCTCCCGCGACCAGACCTACCGGGGAGGTGCCGACCTGGTAATATCGGGGGTCGCCAAAGAGCGGCGCCGCGCCGGCTGGAGCGCCGATAACCGACGCGAC contains:
- a CDS encoding VCBS repeat-containing protein, with the translated sequence MRKPWCWAVVDNWSLLTHLAGAVLVASVIGAPAGAAPLFGDPRYYQVGTSPVGLVAGDFDGSPGLDLATANEDNTVSVLANDSAGVFRRGSPLGLDERYTPTSIAAGAFNAEPITDLVFGAIDTDDLSGVAVLYQSRQPYRYNARRLAMGFFPTCIAAGNLNDDAILDIATCSVEEDGQGLVALARGNPDFSYSSAQGVGLGALVPSRLQPAIVDNDGETRPDLVVLSSTGNAVQVLYGRGDLTFDPPAPVGDVAEPTAVAVGRFDSDALPDIAVASRRDGSVYVFRQISPRNFAEPVRYTAGALPIDIVAADLTGDGKLDLAVANNLSNDVSILAGQGDATFQPLETVRVGNGPVALVVADFNGDGKLDFATPNQDDQTFGPDAQSVTVVLNGTTPAFTPTPVPTVTRTPRRSPTPTASFTATRTPTPAGPGDNNCDGVRNHLDVQTVIARIFDGVSGCLTRAVTAADVPWTIQRLRS